Proteins encoded within one genomic window of Streptomyces taklimakanensis:
- the mgrA gene encoding L-glyceraldehyde 3-phosphate reductase — MNDAPAYRAAETRYDTMRYRRTGRSGLRLPEISLGLWHNFGGDRPLETQRAILRRAFDLGVTHFDLANNYGPPPGSAEENFGRILAEDFRRYRDELVVSTKAGYLMHPGPYGEWGSRKYLLSSLDASLRRMGLEYVDVFYSHRFDPETPLEETMGALASAVHQGKARYVGVSSYSARRTREAARILRGMGVRPLIHQPSYSMINRWIEDDGLLDTLEEEGMGCIAFAPLAQGLLTGKYLNGVPEDSRAARGTSLDPALLTEEVVGRLRGLAAIAERRGQTLAQLALSWVLRDPRMTSALIGASSVAQLESNVAALRAPEPTPEELALIDTHAVTTPGANLWALSSES, encoded by the coding sequence ATGAACGACGCACCCGCCTACCGCGCCGCCGAGACCCGCTACGACACCATGCGGTACCGCCGCACCGGCCGCAGTGGACTGAGGCTCCCGGAGATCTCGCTGGGCCTGTGGCACAACTTCGGCGGCGACCGACCGCTGGAGACCCAGCGCGCGATCCTGCGCCGCGCCTTCGACCTGGGCGTCACCCACTTCGACCTGGCCAACAACTACGGCCCGCCCCCCGGCTCCGCGGAGGAGAACTTCGGCCGGATCCTCGCCGAGGACTTCCGTCGGTACCGCGACGAGCTGGTCGTCTCCACCAAGGCGGGCTACCTCATGCACCCGGGGCCGTACGGCGAATGGGGCTCGCGCAAGTACCTGCTCTCCTCGCTGGACGCCTCGCTGCGCCGGATGGGTCTGGAGTACGTCGACGTCTTCTACTCGCACCGCTTCGACCCCGAGACCCCGCTGGAGGAGACGATGGGCGCCCTGGCGTCCGCCGTCCACCAGGGCAAGGCCCGGTACGTGGGCGTCTCCTCCTACAGCGCGCGCCGCACCCGCGAGGCGGCGCGGATCCTGCGCGGCATGGGGGTGCGGCCGCTGATCCACCAACCGTCCTACTCGATGATCAACCGGTGGATCGAGGACGACGGCCTGCTGGACACGTTGGAGGAGGAGGGCATGGGCTGCATCGCCTTCGCCCCACTGGCGCAGGGCCTGCTCACCGGCAAGTACCTGAACGGCGTCCCGGAGGACTCCCGCGCCGCCCGGGGCACCTCCCTGGACCCGGCTCTGCTCACGGAGGAGGTGGTGGGCCGGCTGCGCGGTCTGGCCGCCATCGCCGAGCGCCGCGGTCAGACCCTGGCACAACTCGCGCTGAGCTGGGTGTTGCGGGACCCGCGGATGACATCGGCGTTGATCGGCGCGAGCAGCGTGGCGCAGTTGGAGTCCAACGTGGCGGCGCTGCGGGCACCGGAGCCGACGCCGGAGGAGCTGGCCCTGATCGACACCCACGCCGTCACGACGCCCGGCGCGAACCTGTGGGCCCTCAGCAGCGAGAGTTGA
- a CDS encoding isoprenyl transferase, translating to MLQSSRGRTRYPRWLRRLVYRLYAHRVEGRLDHDQVPKHIGVILDGNRRWARASGGTTEQGHQAGAEKIRELLGWCAETEVEVVTLWLLSTDNLNRPPEELRPLLGIIEDAVRDLAADGRWRVHHVGTPDLLPDHTQRVLKEAEEVTRGNTGILVNVAVGYGGRQEIVDAVRSLLAERAARGMTLERLAEELEVEDIAEHLYTRGQPDPDLVIRTSGEQRLSGFMLWQSAHSEYHFCDVFWPAFRKVDFLRALRDYAARHRRYGT from the coding sequence ATGCTGCAATCTTCCCGGGGACGGACCCGGTATCCCCGGTGGCTGCGCCGGCTGGTCTACAGGCTCTACGCCCATCGGGTGGAGGGCCGGCTGGACCACGACCAGGTGCCCAAGCACATCGGCGTCATCCTCGACGGCAACCGTCGCTGGGCACGGGCCTCCGGCGGTACCACCGAGCAGGGGCACCAGGCCGGGGCGGAGAAGATCCGCGAGCTGCTGGGCTGGTGCGCCGAGACGGAGGTCGAGGTCGTCACCCTGTGGCTGCTGTCCACCGACAACCTCAACCGCCCCCCGGAGGAGCTCCGTCCGCTGCTGGGCATCATCGAGGACGCCGTGCGGGACCTGGCCGCGGACGGGCGCTGGCGTGTGCACCACGTGGGCACGCCGGACCTGTTGCCGGACCACACCCAGCGGGTGCTGAAGGAGGCCGAGGAGGTCACCCGGGGCAACACGGGGATACTCGTCAACGTCGCCGTCGGCTACGGCGGGCGGCAGGAGATCGTGGACGCGGTGCGCTCCCTGTTGGCCGAGCGGGCGGCGCGGGGCATGACGCTGGAGCGCCTGGCGGAGGAGCTCGAGGTCGAGGACATCGCCGAGCACCTGTACACCCGGGGACAGCCCGATCCCGACCTGGTGATCCGCACCAGCGGGGAGCAGCGGCTGTCGGGGTTCATGCTCTGGCAGAGCGCCCACTCCGAGTACCACTTCTGCGACGTGTTCTGGCCGGCGTTCCGGAAGGTGGACTTCCTGCGCGCGTTGCGGGACTACGCGGCCCGGCACCGTCGCTACGGCACCTGA
- a CDS encoding PhoH family protein codes for MVTSTKRRDDRRTYVIDTSVLLADPTAMTRFDEHEVVLPVVVVTELEAKRHHPELGYFARQALRRLDEYRVLHGRLDAPIPIGELGGTLRVELNHSDPAVLPSTMRGDHGRPIDNDSRILAVARNLQAEGHDVTVVSKDLPLRIKASSVGLLAEEYRAELAVTGSGWTGMTELTLAGEDVDELFAAESVYVPEAAKLPVHTGLVIQSERGRALGRVTPEGRIGLVRGDREAFGIHGRSAEQRIALDLLLDPEVGIVSMGGRAGTGKSALALCAGLEAVLERRQHRKVMVFRPLYAVGGQDLGYLPGTADEKMNPWAQAVFDTLSAVTTREVIEEVVARGMLEVLPLTHIRGRSLHDAFVIVDEAQSLERNVLLTVLSRIGQNSRVVLTHDVAQRDNLRVGRYDGVAAVVERLKGHPLFAHITLTRSERSPIAALVTEMLEEGRI; via the coding sequence GTGGTGACCAGTACAAAACGTCGGGACGACCGGCGCACCTACGTCATCGACACCAGCGTCCTGCTCGCCGATCCGACGGCCATGACCCGCTTCGACGAGCACGAGGTCGTGCTCCCGGTGGTCGTGGTCACGGAGTTGGAGGCCAAGCGACACCATCCGGAGCTGGGCTACTTCGCCCGTCAGGCACTGAGACGGTTGGACGAGTACCGCGTACTGCACGGACGGCTGGACGCGCCGATCCCGATCGGCGAGCTGGGCGGCACGCTCAGGGTCGAGCTCAACCACTCCGATCCCGCCGTCCTGCCCTCCACCATGCGCGGCGACCACGGCAGGCCGATCGACAACGACTCCCGCATCCTGGCGGTGGCCAGGAACCTCCAGGCCGAGGGGCATGACGTCACGGTCGTCTCCAAGGACCTGCCGCTGCGCATCAAGGCGTCGTCCGTCGGGCTGCTGGCCGAGGAGTACCGGGCCGAGCTGGCGGTCACCGGGTCCGGCTGGACGGGGATGACCGAGCTGACCCTGGCCGGCGAGGACGTGGACGAGCTGTTCGCCGCCGAGAGCGTGTACGTGCCCGAGGCCGCCAAGCTGCCGGTGCACACCGGCCTCGTGATCCAGTCGGAACGGGGCAGGGCGCTGGGGCGGGTGACGCCCGAGGGGCGGATCGGACTCGTGCGCGGGGACCGCGAGGCGTTCGGCATCCACGGCCGCAGCGCCGAGCAGCGCATAGCCCTGGACCTGTTGCTGGACCCGGAGGTCGGGATCGTCTCCATGGGCGGACGGGCCGGTACCGGAAAGTCGGCGCTGGCGCTGTGCGCGGGGCTGGAGGCGGTGCTGGAGCGGCGGCAGCACCGCAAAGTGATGGTGTTCCGGCCGCTGTACGCGGTCGGCGGCCAGGACCTGGGATATCTGCCGGGAACCGCCGACGAGAAGATGAACCCCTGGGCACAGGCGGTCTTCGACACACTCTCGGCGGTGACGACGCGTGAGGTGATCGAGGAGGTCGTGGCCCGCGGCATGCTGGAGGTGCTGCCGCTCACCCACATCCGCGGCCGCTCCCTGCACGACGCCTTCGTGATCGTCGACGAGGCCCAGTCGCTGGAGCGGAACGTCCTGCTGACGGTGTTGTCGAGGATCGGGCAGAACTCGCGGGTCGTCCTCACCCACGACGTCGCCCAGCGCGACAACCTGCGGGTGGGGCGGTACGACGGAGTGGCCGCGGTGGTGGAGAGGCTCAAGGGCCACCCGTTGTTCGCGCACATCACCCTCACCCGCTCCGAACGGTCGCCGATCGCGGCGCTGGTGACCGAAATGCTGGAGGAGGGCCGGATTTAA
- a CDS encoding transglycosylase SLT domain-containing protein, whose amino-acid sequence MTRISVRGFAVASATAVTTVGAVVGVASGGEQGTTEPVEATAADATLLAEIPEGQQAQAASLTQQADNAAVAADAAAKKAAEEAARKQAAEEAKAKREAAEKAAKAAQEAKEREARQQAASRSAERADFGVQSSYTVAEVKAMAQQIVGAGQFQCFSNIVERESGWNYRAENPSSGAYGLVQALPASKMSSVGADWRTNPATQIKWGLNYMNDRYGSPCGAWEYWQANHWY is encoded by the coding sequence GTGACTCGGATCTCGGTCCGGGGGTTCGCAGTGGCGTCCGCCACCGCGGTCACCACCGTCGGTGCCGTCGTCGGTGTGGCCTCGGGAGGTGAGCAGGGCACGACCGAACCGGTCGAGGCCACTGCCGCCGACGCGACGCTTCTAGCGGAGATCCCAGAAGGCCAGCAGGCCCAGGCCGCTTCCCTCACACAGCAGGCGGACAACGCCGCCGTCGCCGCGGACGCCGCGGCGAAGAAGGCCGCCGAGGAGGCCGCTCGCAAGCAGGCCGCCGAGGAGGCCAAGGCCAAGAGGGAGGCGGCCGAGAAGGCCGCCAAGGCCGCTCAGGAGGCGAAGGAGCGCGAGGCCCGGCAGCAGGCCGCCAGCCGTTCCGCCGAGCGCGCCGACTTCGGGGTGCAGAGCTCCTACACCGTCGCCGAGGTCAAGGCGATGGCCCAACAGATCGTGGGCGCCGGTCAGTTCCAGTGCTTCTCCAACATCGTGGAGCGTGAGAGCGGTTGGAACTACCGGGCGGAGAACCCCTCCTCGGGCGCGTACGGACTCGTCCAGGCCCTGCCCGCGTCGAAGATGTCCTCGGTGGGAGCCGACTGGCGGACCAACCCCGCCACCCAGATCAAGTGGGGCCTGAACTACATGAACGACAGGTACGGCAGCCCCTGCGGCGCCTGGGAGTACTGGCAGGCCAACCACTGGTACTGA
- a CDS encoding AI-2E family transporter translates to MSRLRILREGVSRAAARLTERRARAAEEIDDLGPAVPPGPPVPPAPADPAGGTGGTGGPPPPATMVPWGVRVAAEVGWRLLILAGVVYVLIKVISAISLVVLAFTVGLLLTALLQPTVVRLRRLGIGRGLATTITFVTGVAMLGLVGWFAVWQVMENLDDLTRQVQDGIEELKTWLLNSPFHVTEEQINNIADGLNDWIGSNSQEITSAGLQGVTVVVEFLSGAVLALFVTIFLLYDGRRVWNWTLNFVPLTARDAIAGAGPRAWLTLTGYVRGTVIVALIDAVFIGIGIYFLDVPMAVPLAVFIFLFSFIPIVGAFASGTLAVIVAFVANGVVSALLVLAVVLAVQQLEGHVLQPFILGRLVQVHPLGVVLAVTGGSLLAGIPGAVTAVPVVAVLNTVVSYLKAYARENALHGGVKPPGATAVPATGSGPSGQERPTPGNGGPGSRP, encoded by the coding sequence ATGTCGAGGCTTCGGATTCTGAGGGAAGGTGTGTCGCGTGCGGCCGCCCGGTTGACCGAGCGACGGGCGCGTGCCGCGGAGGAGATCGACGACCTCGGGCCGGCCGTGCCGCCCGGGCCTCCGGTGCCTCCGGCCCCGGCCGACCCGGCCGGAGGCACCGGAGGCACCGGAGGCCCGCCCCCGCCCGCGACCATGGTGCCGTGGGGGGTCCGGGTGGCCGCCGAGGTGGGCTGGCGCCTGCTGATCCTGGCCGGTGTCGTCTATGTGCTCATCAAGGTGATCAGCGCGATCAGTCTGGTCGTCCTGGCCTTCACCGTCGGCCTGTTGCTCACCGCGCTGCTCCAGCCGACGGTCGTCCGGTTGAGGAGGTTGGGGATAGGGCGCGGTCTGGCCACCACGATCACGTTCGTCACCGGTGTGGCGATGCTGGGCCTGGTGGGGTGGTTCGCCGTCTGGCAGGTGATGGAGAACCTCGACGACCTCACCAGGCAGGTCCAGGACGGCATCGAGGAGTTGAAGACCTGGCTCCTCAACAGCCCCTTCCATGTCACCGAGGAGCAGATCAACAACATCGCCGACGGTCTGAACGACTGGATCGGCAGCAACAGTCAGGAGATCACCAGCGCGGGCCTGCAGGGCGTGACGGTGGTGGTGGAGTTCCTCTCCGGCGCGGTACTGGCCCTGTTCGTGACGATCTTCCTCCTCTACGACGGCCGGCGGGTGTGGAACTGGACGCTGAACTTCGTGCCCCTGACGGCGCGTGACGCGATCGCGGGTGCCGGGCCGAGGGCCTGGCTGACGCTCACCGGCTATGTGCGCGGCACGGTGATCGTGGCGCTCATCGACGCGGTCTTCATCGGCATCGGCATCTACTTCCTGGACGTCCCGATGGCCGTGCCGCTGGCCGTGTTCATCTTCCTGTTCTCCTTCATCCCGATCGTCGGCGCCTTCGCCTCCGGGACGCTGGCGGTCATCGTCGCGTTCGTGGCCAACGGCGTGGTCTCCGCCCTGCTCGTCCTCGCGGTCGTCCTGGCCGTGCAGCAGTTGGAGGGGCATGTGCTCCAGCCGTTCATCCTCGGCCGACTGGTGCAGGTGCACCCGCTGGGCGTGGTGCTGGCGGTGACCGGCGGCAGCCTGCTGGCGGGCATCCCCGGCGCGGTGACGGCGGTGCCGGTGGTGGCGGTGCTCAACACCGTGGTCTCCTACCTGAAGGCGTACGCGAGGGAGAACGCGCTGCACGGCGGGGTCAAGCCTCCCGGCGCCACCGCCGTGCCGGCGACCGGGTCGGGGCCGTCCGGGCAGGAGCGTCCGACCCCGGGGAACGGGGGGCCCGGAAGCCGTCCGTAG
- a CDS encoding SPFH domain-containing protein, producing MSDDTTPAARELPAMPRPRVSEKPAHSVPGVLALLLGLAGLLVGAGSAIGGAGLASGGSGGVGAVLIVLGVLLVIGSVFAMAGLNMVAPGEARVVQLFGRYTGTVREDGLRWVNPLTTRKKVSTRVRNHETAVLKVNDAYGNPVELAAVVVWQVEDTAQAVFEVDDFLEFVSTQTEAAVRHIAIEYPYDAHDEHDLSLRGNAEEITEKLAAELTARVRAAGVRIIESRFTHLAYAPEIAAAMLQRQQAGAVVAARRTIVEGACGMVEDAVARIAAQDFVELDEERKATMVGNLLVVLCGDRSPQPVLNTGSLYQ from the coding sequence ATGTCCGACGACACCACACCCGCCGCCCGGGAGCTTCCCGCGATGCCCAGGCCACGCGTCTCGGAGAAGCCCGCCCACTCCGTCCCCGGCGTGCTCGCCCTGCTGCTCGGTCTGGCCGGTCTGCTGGTCGGCGCCGGGAGCGCCATCGGCGGGGCCGGGCTCGCCTCCGGGGGATCGGGCGGTGTGGGGGCGGTCCTGATCGTGCTCGGAGTGCTCCTGGTGATCGGCTCGGTCTTCGCGATGGCCGGACTCAACATGGTCGCGCCGGGCGAGGCCCGGGTCGTCCAGCTCTTCGGCCGCTACACCGGGACGGTCCGCGAGGACGGTCTGCGGTGGGTCAACCCCCTGACGACCCGCAAGAAGGTCTCCACCCGGGTCCGCAACCACGAGACGGCCGTGCTCAAGGTCAACGACGCCTACGGCAATCCGGTCGAGTTGGCGGCGGTCGTCGTCTGGCAGGTCGAGGACACCGCCCAGGCCGTCTTCGAGGTGGACGACTTCCTGGAGTTCGTCTCCACGCAGACCGAGGCCGCCGTGCGGCACATCGCCATCGAGTACCCCTACGACGCCCACGACGAGCACGACCTGTCGTTGCGCGGCAACGCCGAGGAGATCACCGAGAAGCTCGCCGCCGAGCTGACCGCGCGGGTGCGGGCGGCCGGCGTGCGGATCATCGAGTCGCGCTTCACGCACCTGGCGTACGCCCCCGAGATCGCCGCCGCGATGCTCCAACGCCAGCAGGCGGGCGCGGTGGTCGCGGCGCGCCGGACGATCGTGGAGGGCGCCTGCGGCATGGTCGAGGACGCGGTGGCCCGGATCGCCGCGCAGGACTTCGTCGAGCTGGACGAGGAGCGCAAGGCCACGATGGTCGGCAACCTGCTGGTGGTGCTCTGCGGCGACCGTTCGCCCCAACCGGTCCTCAACACGGGGTCGCTCTACCAGTGA
- a CDS encoding PadR family transcriptional regulator: MSIGHTLLGLLETGPRHGYDLKRAFDERFGHDRPLHYGQVYSTMSRLLKNGLVEVEGVEPGEGPERKRYAITDAGITDVADWLGRPEKPEPYLQSTLYTKVVLALLTERDAAELLDVQRTEHLRLMRELTQRKRSGDFTDQLICDHALFHLEADLRWLELTAARLDRLAREVRR, translated from the coding sequence ATGTCCATCGGCCATACCCTGCTGGGACTCCTGGAGACCGGACCCCGCCACGGATACGACCTCAAGCGCGCCTTCGACGAGCGCTTCGGCCACGACCGCCCACTGCACTACGGGCAGGTCTACTCGACCATGTCGAGACTGTTGAAGAACGGTCTGGTGGAGGTCGAGGGAGTCGAGCCCGGCGAGGGTCCCGAACGCAAGCGCTACGCCATCACCGACGCCGGGATAACCGATGTCGCCGACTGGCTCGGCCGGCCCGAGAAGCCCGAGCCGTACCTGCAGTCCACCCTCTACACCAAGGTCGTCCTGGCGCTGCTGACCGAACGCGACGCGGCCGAGTTGTTGGACGTCCAGCGCACCGAGCACCTGCGGCTGATGCGGGAACTGACCCAGCGCAAGAGGAGCGGTGACTTCACCGACCAGCTCATCTGCGACCACGCCCTCTTCCACCTCGAAGCCGACCTGCGCTGGCTGGAACTGACGGCCGCGCGCCTCGACCGACTCGCCCGGGAGGTACGCCGATGA
- a CDS encoding ABC transporter ATP-binding protein, whose product MTTTEPLLAARELRKSYGPTPALDGADFSVHPGEVVAVMGPSGSGKSTLLHCLAGIVRPDSGTVHYRGRELSAMSDAERSALRRSEFGFIFQFGQLVPELTCVENVALPLRLTGTGRREAERRAAGWLERLEVDDVRHNRPGQVSGGQGQRVAVARALVGGPRVVFADEPTGALDSLNGERVMQLLTDAARDTHAAVVLVTHEARVAAYSDREIVVRDGRVRDLAGAA is encoded by the coding sequence ATGACCACCACCGAACCCCTGCTCGCCGCCCGGGAACTACGCAAGTCCTACGGGCCCACCCCCGCCCTGGACGGCGCGGACTTCTCCGTCCACCCCGGCGAGGTCGTCGCCGTGATGGGCCCCTCCGGGTCCGGCAAGTCCACCCTGCTGCACTGCCTGGCCGGCATCGTCCGCCCCGACTCCGGCACCGTCCACTACCGGGGCCGTGAACTGTCGGCGATGTCCGACGCCGAGCGCAGCGCGCTGCGCCGCTCGGAGTTCGGCTTCATCTTCCAGTTCGGCCAACTGGTGCCCGAACTGACCTGTGTGGAGAACGTCGCCCTGCCGCTGCGCCTGACCGGCACGGGGCGCAGGGAGGCCGAGCGCCGGGCCGCCGGCTGGCTGGAGCGGCTGGAGGTCGACGACGTGCGCCACAACCGCCCCGGCCAGGTGTCGGGCGGTCAGGGGCAGCGCGTCGCCGTCGCCCGCGCCCTGGTCGGCGGACCGCGCGTGGTCTTCGCCGACGAGCCCACCGGAGCGCTGGACTCCCTCAACGGCGAGCGGGTGATGCAACTGCTCACCGACGCCGCCCGGGACACCCACGCCGCCGTGGTGCTGGTCACCCACGAGGCCCGCGTCGCGGCCTACTCCGACCGCGAGATCGTCGTCCGCGACGGCCGGGTGCGGGACCTGGCGGGCGCCGCATGA
- a CDS encoding ABC transporter permease gives MRAPASKASEDAASTTAATASTTAATDDTPRAPSTPSTGPTGVTRWAADLAMGARFALSGGREGWARTVLTAIGVGLGVTVLMIAASVPNMIASRDARADARENYGASEPLEPSDHTALYGHSGTEFRGEDIRGRYIRPDGDHPPLPPGVEKAPGPDEMLVSPALRELLTSPEGELLRERLPQRIVGTIGDEGLLGPAELTYLAGSDRMSEDDGFSYRIDGFDKVGEREPLDAVLLLLVVVTCVVLLLPVGVFVATAVRFGGERRDRRLAALRLVGSDNRMVRRIAAGESLVGALLGLAVGAALFLPSREAIGEITLFDLSVFPSDVRPSALLTALIVLAVPTSAVVVTLLALRGVAIEPLGVVRGSGVRRRRLWWRLLLPAVGLLLLAPSFGGIDSGQNSIETYQITTGIVLLLVGTTAVLPWLIEWTVGRLRGGSLPLQLAVRRLQLDSGPAARAVGGITIAVAGAIAVQMLFGSAGESYTEDTGQDPTRAQMVITAETGDGEGARELTRRIGEVRGVRGTLGVTNDYVPEYAEGAEDESYTSVTVADCATLAELARVGDCEDGDAFVVPSPYEQEDTGARPGTRLNLNPPVYVRGAEEPVQTGEPDPWTVPADAREIEGRTSPTGMVVDGVLATPGALDVSRLTDARAEVMVRVDRSVPDVEEYVRNAAETGSPGTSVLELQGENRAREFVLIQRALYAGAAGVLMLIGASMVVSTLEQLRERRRLLSVLVAFGTRRSTLAWSVLWQTAVPVVLGLVLAVAGGVGLGAVLLAMTSEPFSIDWTGLAATTGTGAAVIALVTLLSLPPLWRMMRPDGLRTE, from the coding sequence ATGAGGGCGCCGGCCTCCAAGGCGTCCGAGGACGCGGCCTCCACCACCGCGGCCACCGCGTCCACCACCGCGGCCACCGACGACACCCCGCGCGCACCGTCCACCCCCTCCACCGGCCCGACGGGAGTGACCCGTTGGGCGGCCGACCTGGCCATGGGCGCCCGCTTCGCGCTCAGCGGGGGCCGCGAGGGCTGGGCCCGCACCGTGCTCACCGCGATCGGCGTCGGCCTCGGCGTGACCGTGCTGATGATCGCGGCCTCCGTGCCCAACATGATCGCCTCCCGCGACGCCCGCGCCGACGCCCGGGAGAACTACGGCGCCTCCGAGCCGTTGGAACCCTCCGACCACACCGCCCTGTACGGGCACTCCGGCACCGAGTTCCGCGGCGAGGACATTCGCGGCCGGTACATCCGGCCCGACGGCGACCACCCGCCGCTGCCCCCGGGAGTGGAGAAGGCGCCCGGTCCCGACGAGATGCTCGTCTCACCGGCGCTGAGGGAGCTGCTCACCTCCCCCGAGGGGGAACTCCTCCGGGAGCGGCTGCCCCAGCGGATCGTCGGCACCATCGGCGACGAGGGGCTGCTCGGCCCGGCCGAGCTCACCTATCTGGCGGGCTCCGACCGGATGTCGGAGGACGACGGCTTCTCCTACCGCATCGACGGATTCGACAAGGTCGGGGAACGGGAGCCCCTGGACGCGGTGCTGCTGCTGCTGGTGGTCGTCACCTGCGTGGTGCTGCTGCTCCCGGTCGGGGTGTTCGTCGCCACCGCGGTGCGCTTCGGCGGCGAACGCCGCGACCGCCGACTCGCCGCGCTGCGGCTGGTGGGCTCCGACAACCGGATGGTGCGGCGCATCGCCGCCGGGGAGTCCCTCGTCGGGGCCCTGCTCGGGCTGGCCGTGGGCGCCGCGCTGTTCCTCCCGAGCCGCGAGGCGATCGGCGAGATCACGCTCTTCGACCTCAGCGTCTTCCCGTCCGACGTACGGCCCAGCGCCCTGCTGACCGCGTTGATCGTCCTGGCCGTGCCCACCTCCGCCGTGGTCGTCACCCTGCTGGCGCTGCGCGGGGTCGCCATCGAGCCGCTGGGCGTGGTGCGCGGCTCCGGGGTCCGCCGGCGCCGGCTGTGGTGGCGACTGCTGCTGCCGGCCGTCGGGTTGCTGCTGCTGGCCCCGTCCTTCGGCGGGATCGACAGCGGCCAGAACTCGATCGAGACCTACCAGATCACCACGGGCATCGTGCTGCTGCTGGTCGGCACCACCGCCGTGCTGCCCTGGTTGATCGAGTGGACCGTCGGACGGCTGCGGGGCGGGTCGCTCCCCCTCCAGCTCGCCGTCCGTCGCCTTCAACTCGACAGCGGGCCGGCGGCCCGGGCGGTCGGCGGCATCACCATCGCCGTCGCCGGGGCCATCGCCGTCCAGATGCTCTTCGGCTCGGCCGGCGAGTCGTACACCGAGGACACCGGCCAGGACCCCACCCGCGCCCAGATGGTGATCACGGCGGAGACCGGCGACGGCGAGGGAGCCCGCGAGCTGACCCGGCGGATCGGCGAGGTCCGGGGGGTGCGCGGGACGCTGGGCGTGACGAACGACTACGTCCCGGAGTACGCCGAGGGGGCGGAGGACGAGAGCTACACGTCCGTCACCGTGGCCGACTGCGCCACCCTGGCCGAGCTGGCCCGGGTCGGCGACTGCGAGGACGGGGACGCCTTCGTGGTGCCCTCCCCGTACGAGCAGGAGGACACCGGAGCCCGTCCGGGCACACGGCTGAACCTGAACCCTCCGGTGTACGTGCGGGGAGCGGAGGAGCCGGTGCAGACGGGCGAGCCCGACCCGTGGACGGTCCCCGCCGACGCCCGCGAGATCGAGGGCAGGACCAGCCCCACGGGGATGGTGGTCGACGGCGTCCTGGCCACCCCCGGGGCGCTCGACGTCTCCCGCCTGACGGACGCGCGCGCCGAGGTGATGGTGCGCGTCGACCGCTCGGTGCCCGACGTGGAGGAGTACGTCCGCAACGCCGCGGAGACCGGCTCCCCCGGCACCAGCGTGCTGGAGTTGCAGGGCGAGAACCGGGCCCGGGAGTTCGTGCTCATCCAGCGTGCCCTGTACGCGGGCGCCGCCGGAGTGCTGATGCTGATCGGCGCCAGCATGGTCGTCTCCACCCTGGAGCAACTGCGCGAGCGCAGGAGGCTGCTGTCGGTGCTGGTCGCCTTCGGCACCCGCCGCTCCACCCTGGCCTGGTCGGTGCTGTGGCAGACGGCGGTGCCCGTGGTGCTGGGGCTGGTGCTGGCGGTGGCCGGCGGGGTCGGCCTGGGCGCGGTCCTGTTGGCGATGACCTCCGAGCCGTTCTCGATCGACTGGACGGGGCTGGCCGCCACGACGGGCACCGGCGCGGCCGTGATCGCCCTGGTGACGCTCCTCAGCCTGCCGCCGCTGTGGCGGATGATGCGCCCGGACGGCCTGCGCACGGAGTGA
- a CDS encoding DUF1707 SHOCT-like domain-containing protein, with protein MRKQPAEEPAESAASSLAGPVAEADVRASDADRDRVAEILREALAEGRLDTDEHTERIDAVYRARTIGELRPLVRDLPPARRAPGEVFPRPAPASRSAAPHSSPGAAGENLVAIFSGATRRGRWRVGGRLNAFALFGGVEIDLSEALFEQREVVVNATAIFGGVEIRVPENVTLRGSGTGIMGGYDVTSVESDDPEAPVVVVRGAAVFGGVEAKPRKGRRLKDLRG; from the coding sequence CTGCGCAAGCAGCCCGCCGAAGAACCCGCGGAGTCCGCGGCGTCCTCCCTCGCGGGTCCCGTCGCCGAGGCCGACGTGCGCGCCTCGGACGCCGACCGCGACCGGGTCGCGGAGATCCTCCGTGAGGCGCTCGCGGAAGGGCGGTTGGACACCGACGAGCACACCGAGCGGATCGACGCGGTCTACCGGGCCCGGACGATCGGCGAACTGCGCCCGCTCGTCCGGGACCTGCCACCGGCGCGGCGGGCGCCGGGGGAGGTCTTCCCGCGTCCCGCCCCGGCGTCGCGGTCCGCCGCTCCGCACTCCTCGCCGGGCGCGGCCGGGGAGAACCTGGTGGCGATCTTCAGCGGCGCCACGCGCCGGGGCCGCTGGCGGGTGGGCGGCAGGCTCAACGCCTTCGCGCTCTTCGGCGGCGTGGAGATCGACCTGAGCGAGGCCCTCTTCGAGCAGCGGGAGGTCGTCGTCAACGCCACCGCGATATTCGGCGGCGTGGAGATCAGGGTTCCGGAGAACGTCACCCTGCGCGGCTCGGGCACCGGGATCATGGGCGGCTACGACGTGACGTCCGTGGAGTCGGACGATCCGGAGGCACCGGTGGTCGTGGTGCGCGGCGCGGCGGTCTTCGGGGGCGTCGAGGCCAAGCCCCGGAAGGGCCGGCGCCTCAAGGACCTGCGGGGCTGA